The Populus trichocarpa isolate Nisqually-1 chromosome 2, P.trichocarpa_v4.1, whole genome shotgun sequence genome has a window encoding:
- the LOC7460487 gene encoding shaggy-related protein kinase alpha, translating into MASVSVVPASGLRDTLGNTTGVDKLPEEMNDMKISDDKEMEAAVVDGNGTETGHIIVTTIGGKNGQPKQTISYMAERVVGHGSFGLVFQAKCLETGETVAIKKVLQDKRYKNRELQTMRLLDHPNVVSLKHCFFSTTEKDELYLNLVLEYVPETIHRVIKHYYKMSQRMPLIYVKLYFYQICRALAYIHNSIGVCHRDIKPQNLLVNPHTHQVKLCDFGSAKVLVKGEPNISYICSRYYRAPELIFGATEYTTAIDIWSAGCVLAELLLGQPLFPGESGVDQLVEIIKVLGTPTREEIKCMNPNYTEFKFPQIKAHPWHKIFHKRMPPEAVDLVSRLLQYSPNLRSTALEALIHPFFDELRDPNARLPNGRILPPLFNFKPHELKGVPVEMLVKLIPEHARKQCAFLGL; encoded by the exons ATGGCTTCTGTAAGTGTTGTCCCTGCCTCTGGATTGCGAGATACACTTGGAAACACAACTGGTGTTGATAAGTTGCCTGAAGAGATGAATGACATGAAAATTAGTGATGACAAG GAAATGGAAGCAGCTGTGGTTGATGGTAATGGAACCGAGACAGGTCATATAATCGTCACGACTATTGGTGGCAAAAATGGCCAGCCAAAGCAG ACAATAAGCTATATGGCTGAGCGTGTTGTTGGGCATGGATCTTTTGGACTAGTATTCCAG GCGAAATGTTTAGAGACTGGTGAAACTGTTGCTATTAAAAAGGTTCTGCAAGATAAAAGGTACAAGAACCGGGAGCTGCAAACCATGCGTCTGCTAGACCACCCTAATGTAGTGTCTTTGAAACACTGTTTCTTCTCAACAACTGAAAAAGATGAACTCTATCTTAACCTGGTACTTGAGTATGTCCCTGAGACCATCCATCGTGTAATCAAACACTACTATAAGATGAGTCAAAGGATGCCTTTGATATATGTCAAACTTTACTTTTATCAG ATTTGTAGAGCTCTTGCTTACATTCACAATAGTATTGGAGTGTGCCATAGAGACATCAAGCCTCAAAATTTATTG GTGAACCCACATACGCACCAAGTGAAACTATGTGACTTTGGAAGTGCAAAAGTTTTG GTTAAAGGCGAACCAAACATATCTTACATATGTTCTAGGTACTATCGAGCACCTGAACTTATTTTTGGTGCCACTGAGTACACCACTGCCATTGACATCTGGTCTGCGGGATGTGTTCTGGCTGAATTACTGCTTGGACAG CCTCTCTTTCCGGGTGAGAGCGGAGTAGACCAGCTGGTTGAAATTATAAAG GTTTTGGGTACCCCAACAAGGGAGGAAATTAAGTGCATGAATCCTAATTACACAGAGTTCAAATTTCCTCAAATTAAAGCTCACCCATGGCACAAG ATATTCCACAAGCGCATGCCTCCTGAAGCTGTGGACCTTGTCTCAAGACTATTACAGTACTCTCCAAACCTCCGAAGCACAGCT CTGGAGGCTTTGATCCATCCCTTCTTTGATGAGCTGCGTGATCCTAACGCCCGTTTACCTAATGGACGCATCCTTCCACCACTGTTCAACTTTAAGCCTCATG AGCTGAAAGGAGTGCCAGTTGAGATGCTTGTCAAGCTGATCCCAGAGCATGCAAGAAAGCAGTGTGCCTTCCTTGGGTTGTGA
- the LOC7460486 gene encoding polygalacturonase At1g48100 gives MEHSRLSLLEFGISFICFFLCTQARWHNHTKHHKHNKNHRSSTISEPPTPPPEPADPSDGSGYNSSGVFDVRNFGAIGDGIIDDTDAFKMAWDAACNQVDPAVILVPYGFDFMIQSTIFSGPCKDGLVFQVDGTLMPPDGPDSWPQKNSRRQWLVFYRINEMSLQGGGVIYGRGEKWWDLPCKPHKGINGTTMPGPCDSPTAIRFFMSSNLTIHGLKIKNSPQFNLRFDNCKNVHVESIHITAPALSPNTDGIHIENTNGVGIYNSVISNGDDCVSIGSGCFNVDIENITCGPSHGISIGSLGNHNSRACVSNITVRDSVIRVSDNGVRIKTWQGGSGAVSGITFSNIHMDNVRNPIIIDQFYCLTKRCANQTSAVSVSEILYENIKGTYNIRSPPMHFACSDSLPCTNITLSDVELLPAEGYSVLDPYCWNAYGDSQTLTIPPVSCLMEGIPGSILNNDMHYC, from the exons ATGGAGCATTCTCGTCTCTCTTTACTAGAATTTGGCATTTCTTTCATTTGCTTCTTCCTTTGCACCCAAGCTAGGTGGCATAACCATACAAAACAccacaaacacaataaaaatcacAGATCATCCACAATTTCCGAACCTCCCACTCCTCCACCTGAGCCCGCTGATCCTTCAGATGGGAGTGGCTATAACTCTAGTGGAGTTTTTGATGTACGAAATTTTGGGGCTATAGGTGATGGTATAATAGATGATACGGACGCGTTCAAGATGGCATGGGATGCGGCCTGCAACCAAGTTGATCCTGCTGTCATCCTTGTTCCTTATGGTTTTGATTTCATGATCCAATCTACAATTTTCTCTGGTCCTTGCAAAGATGGTCTAGTGTTTCAG GTTGATGGGACTCTTATGCCACCTGATGGACCTGATTCTTGGCCACAGAAGAACAGCAGACGTCAATGGCTTGTATTCTACAGAATAAATGAAATGTCACTTCAAGGAGGTGGTGTGATATATGGCAGAGGAGAGAAATGGTGGGATCTTCCTTGTAAACCCCACAAG GGAATAAATGGAACAACAATGCCTGGACCTTGTGATAGTCCAACT GCCATAAGGTTCTTCATGAGCTCAAACCTAACTATCCATGGACTTAAAATCAAGAATAGCCCACAGTTCAACCTCAGATTTGACAACTGCAAGAATGTTCATGTAGAATCAATTCACATTACCGCTCCTGCCTTAAGTCCCAACACTGATGGAATTCATATAGAGAACACCAATGGTGTTGGGATATATAATTCAGTGATCTCTAACG GCGATGATTGTGTATCAATAGGGTCAGGTTGTTTTAATGTGGACATAGAGAACATCACATGTGGACCGAGTCATGGAATCAG CATCGGGAGTCTAGGAAATCACAATTCACGAGCCTGTGTTTCCAATATCACAGTCAGGGACTCGGTGATTAGAGTCTCGGATAATGGAGTTAGAATCAAGACATGGCAAGGTGGATCGGGAGCAGTATCAGGAATAACTTTCAGTAATATTCACATGGACAACGTCAGGAATCCGATTATAATTGACCAATTCTACTGCCTCACCAAGAGGTGCGCCAACCAAACATCTGCCGTTTCAGTATCAGAAATTCTCTATGAAAACATAAAGGGAACTTACAATATTCGAAGCCCGCCAATGCATTTTGCGTGCAGTGACTCACTCCCATGTACCAACATAACACTCTCAGATGTTGAGCTTCTTCCTGCTGAAGGATATTCAGTACTGGATCCATATTGTTGGAATGCATATGGAGATTCACAAACCCTAACCATTCCTCCAGTTTCTTGCTTGATGGAGGGCATTCCCGGATCAATCTTGAATAATGACATGCATTACTGTTGA